In the genome of Acidimicrobiales bacterium, the window GGCCACGCCCAGGCCGGCGAGGCCGGGGCGCCGGGCCGCGAGGTGGACGGCGACGACCACGCCGAGCATGACCTGGAAGGTGGCCTGCCCGAGGTACAGGGTCGCCTGGCCGGGCGCGCACAGCAGGACGGCGCCGACCACGCCGAGCAGGACGGGCATTGGGGCCCGCCGGCCCGACACCCGCACGAGCGCCCAGCCGAAGCCGAGGGCGAGCAGGAGGAGCACGCCGAGGTAGGCGACCTTGGCCAGGTCGTAGGGCAGCACGGCGAGGGGCAGGGCGAGCAGCAGCCAGGCCGGCAGGTAGAGGCCGAACTCCTGGAGGCCGGGCCGGCGGTCGAGGTAGCCGTGGACGTCGTAGGGGTTGTTGCCGGCGACGAGGTCGCGGACCGGCCAGTAGGCCGTGTCCCGGTAGTCCCGGAACACCTGGGGGGTCGGGTCGCCCGGCCGGGCCGCCGACCGGTCGGCCGGGCGGGCCAGGTCGACGGCGTTGACGAGCAGGCCGGCGAGGAACAGGAGGACGAGGCCGGCGGTGGCCGCCCGGCTCATCGCCCGGCCGTCTGGCGGAACCGGGGGGCGACGACGGGCAGGTCGGCGCCGGCCAGCCGCGCCGCGTGGCCGCCGAGGGTCAGCACCTCGAAGCGCTCGGCCATCGTCGCCAGGCAGGCCCGGACGAGGTCGCGCTTGCGCTCGCCGGGGAGGTCCATCCCCGGGAAGAAGCGCAGCCCGCCGCCGGCCTCGCCGAGGTCGTCGGCGCCGACGAGGTCGAGGGGGTGGAGCAGGATCGACGGGCCCACGCCGGCGGCCCGGCAGGCGGCCAGGGCGGCGGAGAAGTAGGCGGTCGCCGCCCGCCGGCCCACCCGCTCCAGGTAGAGCACGTAGCTGAGGTGCATCGGCACCCTGGCCCCCGGGAACGTGGTCACCGGGATCTCGAGCAGCCGGCCCTCGGGCAGGTCCCAGCGGTAGGGCGCCACCGGGCGCAGGCCGTCGGCCGCCGCCCCGAACAGCGCCGACCGCTCGGCCTTCTGCTCCTCGGTCAGGCGGGCGGTCCGGAAGTAGTAGGCCCGGGCGACGGGGCCGACGAAGGTCGGCAGGGTCGACGCGTCGTAGGCGTAGCCCCGGCGGGCGAGGGACCGCAGCAGCGGCTCGGACACGCTGTAGCCCGGCCCCCGAAAGCCGGTCGGCCGCACGCCGACGGCCGCCTCGATGGCCGCCTCGGCCCGGTCCAGCTCGTCCTCCAGGCGCTCGTCGTCGTAGCGGTGGAGCCACGGCTCGTGGAGGAACGAGTGGTTCCCGACCTCGTGGCCGGCGGCGACGATGGCGCGGAGCGCGGCGCCGTCGGCCGGCTCCTCGGCGTCCCGGCCGACGACGAAGAACGTGATGCGCAGGTCGAGCCCGGCCAGCAGGTCGAGGGCCAGGGGGACGACCACGTCGAGGTAGCTGGGCCACGACCGCCAGGCGTCGTCGCCCCTGGTCTTCAGGTACGACCAGGCGTTGTCGAGGTCCAGGGAGAGGCTGGCCGGCGGGCGCTGGCGGCGGCTCACCCGGCCGCCGCCAGCTCCCCAGCTGCCCGCTCGGCCAGCCGGACCGTCTCGTCGACGTTGAGGGTCCCGTTCACGATGTGGGCGCTGTTGACGAGGTGCAGGCCCGGCACCGACGTGGTCGTCGGCGGCAGGGCGTCGGAGTACCCGAGGGTCGACACGGCGAGGACGTGGCGGACCCGCGACACCCTGGCGCAGCGCACGTCCTCGTCGGCCAGGTCGGGGTGCACCTTGCGGAGGTAGGGCAGGAAGCCCTCGACGATCTCGTCGTCGGGCGCGTCGAGCAGCGGGTCGTCGGGGGTGACGTACTTCGGGAGGTAGACGAGCGAGTGGCCGTCCAGCTGCTCGCGGTCGACGAGGGTCGTCATCTCGACGATGGCCGTGAACGGCAGGTCGTCGTCGGTCAGGTAGGTGAGGTAGTAGGGGCCGAGGGACCGGCGCAGCAGCAGGCTCACGCAGACGATCCCCTGGTAGCGCACGGCCTCCAGCCGGCGGCGCTCCTCGTCGCCGAGCTGCGGGCACAGCCGGGCGGCGAGGGGCGCGGCGGCGGTGACGACGACCCGGTCGAAGCGGCGGGTGGGCCCGTCGACGAGGTCGACCTCGACCCCGTCGCCCCGGCGCTCGACGGCGGCGGCCCTCGCGCCGGTGACGACCTCGACCCCCTCGCCGGCCAGCAGGTCGCCGAAGCGGTCGAGGACGCGGGCGTAGCCGCCGGGCACGTACCCGAACAGCTCCTTCTTCAGGCCGCTGCGCCGGGCCGCGTACAGCCGCTGGATGGTCGCCCAGATGAACGCCGCGGACGCGTGGCGGTGGTTCTCGCCGAGCTTCGAGCGCAGCAGCGGCAGCCAGAACCGCTCGTAGGTGCGGCGGCCCGACCAGCGGGCCAGCCAGTCGCCCACCGGCACCTGCTCCAGGCGCCGGCCGTCCCGGATGCGGGACCCGTAGACGATCGTGGCGCCCAGGCGGACCTTGTCGACCATGCGCAGCGGCGGGAAGCGCAGGAACTCG includes:
- a CDS encoding glycosyltransferase 87 family protein, producing MSRAATAGLVLLFLAGLLVNAVDLARPADRSAARPGDPTPQVFRDYRDTAYWPVRDLVAGNNPYDVHGYLDRRPGLQEFGLYLPAWLLLALPLAVLPYDLAKVAYLGVLLLLALGFGWALVRVSGRRAPMPVLLGVVGAVLLCAPGQATLYLGQATFQVMLGVVVAVHLAARRPGLAGLGVA
- a CDS encoding NAD(P)/FAD-dependent oxidoreductase encodes the protein MTHWGVVGGGMLGLTLAHRLAQAGHRVTVLEAAPTLGGLASAWSLDGVVWDRHYHVTLLSDARLRALLAELGLEDELRWKETRTGCWADGRLHSVSNTVEFLRFPPLRMVDKVRLGATIVYGSRIRDGRRLEQVPVGDWLARWSGRRTYERFWLPLLRSKLGENHRHASAAFIWATIQRLYAARRSGLKKELFGYVPGGYARVLDRFGDLLAGEGVEVVTGARAAAVERRGDGVEVDLVDGPTRRFDRVVVTAAAPLAARLCPQLGDEERRRLEAVRYQGIVCVSLLLRRSLGPYYLTYLTDDDLPFTAIVEMTTLVDREQLDGHSLVYLPKYVTPDDPLLDAPDDEIVEGFLPYLRKVHPDLADEDVRCARVSRVRHVLAVSTLGYSDALPPTTTSVPGLHLVNSAHIVNGTLNVDETVRLAERAAGELAAAG
- a CDS encoding polysaccharide deacetylase family protein yields the protein MSRRQRPPASLSLDLDNAWSYLKTRGDDAWRSWPSYLDVVVPLALDLLAGLDLRITFFVVGRDAEEPADGAALRAIVAAGHEVGNHSFLHEPWLHRYDDERLEDELDRAEAAIEAAVGVRPTGFRGPGYSVSEPLLRSLARRGYAYDASTLPTFVGPVARAYYFRTARLTEEQKAERSALFGAAADGLRPVAPYRWDLPEGRLLEIPVTTFPGARVPMHLSYVLYLERVGRRAATAYFSAALAACRAAGVGPSILLHPLDLVGADDLGEAGGGLRFFPGMDLPGERKRDLVRACLATMAERFEVLTLGGHAARLAGADLPVVAPRFRQTAGR